One genomic region from Campylobacter concisus encodes:
- a CDS encoding phosphoribosyltransferase, producing the protein MIFYSYDEFAIDTKKMAKQIKDEFDPEVILAVARGGLTLGHSLAVALNNRNLFTLNSIHYEDTNKLDTINIFNVPDLSKYTKILLVDDIIDSGESMVEIKRELLKRYPNLDIKIATVFYKEKALLLPEFKVKEAHDWIEFFWDIHI; encoded by the coding sequence ATGATATTTTATAGCTACGATGAATTTGCTATTGATACTAAAAAGATGGCAAAACAGATAAAAGATGAGTTTGATCCAGAGGTGATACTAGCTGTGGCAAGAGGTGGTCTAACGCTTGGCCACTCGCTAGCTGTTGCGCTTAATAATAGAAATTTATTTACCCTAAATTCTATCCATTATGAAGATACCAACAAGCTTGATACGATTAATATCTTTAACGTGCCAGATCTTAGCAAATACACTAAAATTTTGCTCGTCGATGACATCATCGACAGTGGAGAGAGCATGGTCGAGATAAAAAGAGAACTGCTTAAGCGTTATCCAAATTTAGATATCAAAATAGCGACCGTCTTTTATAAAGAGAAGGCTCTGCTTTTGCCAGAATTTAAGGTAAAAGAGGCTCACGATTGGATTGAGTTTTTTTGGGATATACATATTTAA